In one window of Duganella dendranthematis DNA:
- a CDS encoding glycoside hydrolase family 127 protein: protein MASPRKSSRRRALKLAAGAAASVVSHGAFATVTPAARAEGAAGSQGQVALFPLSDVRLGPSPFLEAQRTDLRYILSLDADRLLAPFLREAGLPLKQPTYGNWESTGLDGHMGGHYLSALALMYAATGDEEVLKRLNYFVAELKRCQQANGDGYIGGVPGGASAWRDIAQGKLQADNFSVNGKWVPWYNLHKTYAGLRDAYTYASNQDARAMLIVLCDWTLDLTSHLSDEQMQSMLRAEHGGMNEVLADVAQMTGQQKYMELAIRFSHQAILRPLEENKDQLTGLHANTQIPKVIGFKRIGDITSRKDWQHAAAFFWQTVHDHRTVAIGGNSVKEHFHDDKDFGPMIEEVEGPETCNTYNMLKLTELLFLGDAKGSYADYYERALYNHILSSQRPDSGGFVYFTPMRPNHYRVYSQPQKAMWCCVGSGLESHAKYGEFIYAHRGDNLYINLFIPSTLDWREQGVQIRQTNRFPDEDRSTITVKGNKTFTLKLRYPEWVKQGALRITVNGKPVAAAIGADRYVNVRRAWRDGDRVEIHLPMTTRLEQMPDKSAYYAVLHGPVVLAAKTNPFPGEQLNYLADDSRMGHIASGPVCPLEQAPVLVSDSAAFANRFRPVPGRPLTFMAPGLVQSVDAGPTTFVPFFRVHDARYVVYWPYSTPGDLAERRAKAAEDEKERLALDARTIDQVAPGEQQPESDHFFKAEGADAGINKGKHWRHATRWFSYELTDKKGEARTLRLTYSKLDAGRRFDILVNDKLLAEVRLDASAPQEIYTRDYPIPAGTAQAGKLIVKFVARDGSVAGGLYGLRLLR from the coding sequence ATGGCCAGCCCGCGCAAGTCCTCCCGCCGCCGCGCGCTGAAGCTGGCCGCCGGCGCAGCTGCCTCGGTGGTGTCGCATGGCGCGTTTGCCACTGTGACGCCGGCCGCGCGGGCTGAGGGTGCCGCCGGTTCTCAGGGACAGGTCGCGCTATTCCCGCTGAGCGACGTGCGCCTTGGACCCAGTCCTTTTCTGGAAGCGCAGCGCACCGATCTGCGCTACATCCTGTCGCTTGACGCCGACCGTCTGCTTGCGCCTTTCCTGCGCGAAGCGGGCCTGCCGCTTAAGCAGCCGACCTACGGCAACTGGGAGTCCACAGGCCTCGATGGCCACATGGGCGGCCATTACCTGTCGGCGCTCGCCTTGATGTACGCAGCCACCGGCGATGAAGAAGTCCTCAAGCGCCTGAATTACTTCGTCGCAGAACTCAAACGCTGCCAGCAAGCCAATGGTGACGGCTACATCGGCGGCGTTCCCGGCGGCGCGTCCGCATGGCGCGACATCGCCCAAGGCAAACTGCAAGCCGATAACTTCTCGGTCAACGGCAAATGGGTCCCGTGGTACAACCTCCACAAAACTTACGCCGGTTTGCGCGACGCCTATACCTACGCCAGCAACCAGGACGCCCGCGCCATGCTGATCGTCCTATGCGACTGGACGCTGGACCTGACCTCACACCTGAGCGACGAACAAATGCAATCCATGCTGCGCGCGGAACACGGCGGCATGAATGAAGTGCTGGCCGACGTGGCACAAATGACCGGCCAGCAGAAGTACATGGAACTGGCGATCCGCTTCTCCCATCAAGCCATTCTGCGCCCGTTGGAAGAAAACAAGGACCAGCTCACCGGCCTGCACGCCAATACCCAGATCCCGAAAGTCATCGGTTTCAAACGCATCGGCGACATCACCAGCCGCAAAGACTGGCAGCACGCTGCCGCCTTTTTCTGGCAGACCGTCCACGATCACCGCACCGTCGCCATCGGCGGCAACAGCGTCAAGGAGCACTTCCACGACGACAAAGACTTCGGCCCAATGATCGAAGAGGTGGAAGGCCCGGAGACCTGCAACACCTACAATATGCTCAAGCTCACTGAGTTGCTGTTCCTCGGCGATGCCAAAGGCAGCTACGCCGACTACTACGAGCGCGCGCTGTACAACCATATACTTTCGTCGCAGCGGCCTGACAGCGGTGGCTTCGTCTACTTCACGCCGATGCGGCCGAATCACTACCGCGTCTACTCGCAGCCGCAAAAAGCCATGTGGTGCTGCGTCGGCTCCGGGCTGGAAAGCCACGCGAAATACGGAGAATTTATTTATGCCCATCGCGGCGACAACCTGTACATCAACCTGTTCATTCCATCCACGCTGGATTGGCGCGAACAGGGTGTGCAAATCCGCCAGACCAACCGATTCCCGGATGAAGACCGCAGCACCATCACCGTCAAGGGCAACAAGACTTTCACACTGAAGCTGCGCTATCCCGAGTGGGTCAAACAGGGCGCCTTGCGTATCACCGTCAACGGCAAGCCGGTGGCCGCCGCCATTGGCGCCGACCGTTACGTCAACGTGCGCCGCGCGTGGCGCGATGGTGACAGGGTTGAGATCCACCTGCCGATGACAACGCGGCTGGAGCAGATGCCCGACAAATCCGCTTACTACGCCGTGCTGCACGGTCCTGTGGTGCTCGCCGCAAAGACCAATCCATTCCCCGGCGAGCAGCTTAACTACCTGGCCGACGATAGCCGCATGGGCCACATCGCCAGCGGACCTGTATGCCCGCTGGAGCAGGCGCCGGTGCTGGTCAGCGACAGCGCGGCGTTTGCCAACCGCTTCCGTCCCGTTCCCGGCCGACCGTTGACCTTTATGGCGCCGGGACTGGTGCAGTCGGTGGACGCCGGCCCGACCACCTTCGTGCCGTTCTTCCGCGTGCACGATGCGCGTTACGTCGTTTACTGGCCATATTCCACGCCGGGCGACCTGGCCGAGCGCCGCGCCAAGGCCGCCGAGGACGAAAAGGAGCGCCTTGCGCTAGACGCCCGAACCATCGACCAGGTGGCGCCGGGCGAACAGCAACCGGAATCCGACCACTTCTTCAAGGCTGAAGGCGCGGACGCCGGCATCAACAAGGGCAAGCACTGGCGCCATGCGACCAGATGGTTCAGCTATGAGCTGACCGACAAGAAGGGAGAGGCGCGTACTCTGCGGCTGACATATTCAAAACTGGATGCCGGACGCCGTTTCGATATTCTTGTCAACGACAAGCTGCTGGCCGAAGTGCGTCTCGACGCCAGCGCGCCACAGGAGATTTACACCCGCGACTACCCGATTCCCGCAGGTACAGCGCAGGCTGGCAAGCTGATCGTCAAGTTCGTCGCCCGTGACGGCTCGGTGGCGGGAGGGCTTTACGGTCTGCGCTTGTTGCGTTGA
- a CDS encoding glycoside hydrolase family 43 protein — MDDIKITRRKVITAGGVALVLAGCGGGGGGSTVAATPTPTPTPTPTPTPTPTPTPTPVPTPAPTSITFAEASVHDPSVIKVDGTFYVFGSHLAAAKSTDLMNWTKIADGVNTANPLFNNVVTALADTFAWAQVTDLWAPDVVKLADGKFYHYYCACKGDSPRSALGVAVADKVEGPYVNKQILLKSGMWGLPGEDGVTIYDALTMPNVVDPNTFFDQNGKLWMIYGSYSGGIFILEMDTTTGLQKPGQGYGKHLLGGNHARIEGAYVLYSPQSKFYYLFTSFGGLDANGAYNMRVSRSLNPDGPYVDAKGTDMANVKANPTLPLFDDASIAPYGQKIMGNYQFALAAGETGTPLGYVSPGHNSAYYEASTGQHFLIFHTRFPNQGELHQIRVHEMFINGDGWPVVAPFRYAPLSKNTTALSAVVTAADAVGTYKMINHGKDITTTIKSSANVLLASDGTVTGAATGTWKHDGNNNVTISLGTAGTFSGVLSRQWNTNASAFVVTWTAQSVEGVSIWGARTGN, encoded by the coding sequence ATGGACGATATCAAAATCACGCGCCGCAAGGTGATTACGGCCGGCGGCGTGGCGCTGGTGCTGGCCGGCTGTGGTGGAGGAGGAGGCGGCAGCACTGTCGCCGCCACGCCAACGCCGACACCGACGCCCACGCCGACACCTACGCCGACACCTACGCCAACACCAACGCCGGTGCCTACACCAGCGCCGACGTCCATTACGTTCGCCGAAGCTTCGGTCCACGATCCATCCGTCATCAAGGTGGACGGCACGTTTTACGTCTTCGGCTCGCACCTGGCGGCGGCCAAGTCGACGGACCTGATGAACTGGACCAAGATCGCCGATGGCGTCAATACGGCCAATCCGCTGTTCAACAACGTGGTGACCGCGTTGGCCGATACCTTCGCCTGGGCGCAGGTTACCGACCTGTGGGCGCCGGACGTGGTCAAACTCGCCGACGGCAAGTTCTATCACTACTACTGCGCTTGCAAGGGAGACTCTCCGCGCTCCGCGCTGGGTGTCGCGGTCGCGGACAAGGTGGAAGGCCCGTACGTCAACAAGCAGATCCTGCTCAAGTCGGGCATGTGGGGGCTGCCGGGCGAGGATGGCGTGACGATCTACGACGCGCTGACCATGCCCAACGTGGTCGATCCGAACACCTTCTTCGATCAGAACGGCAAGCTGTGGATGATTTACGGCTCCTACTCGGGCGGTATCTTCATCCTGGAGATGGACACCACCACCGGTTTGCAGAAACCAGGTCAGGGTTACGGCAAGCATCTGCTGGGTGGTAATCACGCGCGGATCGAAGGCGCCTATGTGCTGTATAGCCCGCAGTCGAAGTTCTACTACCTGTTCACGTCCTTTGGCGGGCTGGATGCGAACGGCGCGTACAACATGCGCGTATCGCGTTCGCTGAATCCAGACGGTCCGTATGTAGACGCGAAGGGCACCGACATGGCCAACGTGAAGGCCAATCCGACGCTGCCGCTGTTTGACGATGCGTCGATCGCGCCATACGGCCAGAAGATCATGGGGAACTACCAGTTCGCGCTGGCGGCCGGCGAGACCGGTACACCGCTGGGCTATGTGTCGCCTGGCCATAACTCGGCCTATTACGAAGCGTCGACCGGCCAGCACTTCCTGATCTTCCATACGCGCTTCCCGAATCAGGGCGAACTGCATCAGATCCGCGTGCATGAGATGTTCATCAATGGCGACGGTTGGCCGGTGGTGGCGCCATTCCGCTACGCGCCGCTTAGCAAGAATACGACGGCGCTGTCGGCCGTTGTGACTGCGGCCGATGCGGTGGGCACGTACAAGATGATCAACCACGGCAAGGATATTACGACGACGATCAAGTCGTCTGCGAATGTCCTGCTGGCGTCGGACGGCACGGTGACTGGGGCGGCGACCGGCACGTGGAAGCATGACGGCAATAACAATGTCACCATTTCGCTTGGTACCGCCGGTACTTTCTCCGGCGTTTTGTCGCGCCAGTGGAATACCAACGCCAGCGCATTTGTGGTGACGTGGACGGCGCAATCGGTGGAAGGCGTATCCATCTGGGGCGCACGTACGGGTAATTAA
- a CDS encoding arabinan endo-1,5-alpha-L-arabinosidase: MKHVLSTVALALAAMGCSAKEVSVHDPVMAKEGDTYYVFSTGPGITFYSSKDMKNWTPEGRVFKGQPVWAKKAAPTFDDHIWAPDIQFHDGQYYLYYSVSGFGKNTSGIGVTVNKTLNPRSPDYKWVDKGMVLQSVPVRDDWNAIDPNVIEDGKGNAWMSFGSFWSGLKLVKLNKDWTGIAEPQEWHAIASRTSGEAAATEKAGPGEIEAPFIFKKGDYYYLFVSFGLCCKKADSTYHVMVGRSKEVAGPYLDKNGVDMMKGGGTLVIAGDKDWKGLGHNSAYTMDGKDYLVLHAYETADNYLQKLKIMEMKFDAAGWPTVDQADLNKYRSNQLPAK, translated from the coding sequence ATGAAGCATGTTTTATCGACGGTGGCGTTGGCGTTGGCGGCCATGGGATGCTCGGCCAAGGAAGTCAGCGTGCATGATCCGGTGATGGCGAAGGAAGGCGATACCTACTATGTGTTTAGCACAGGGCCGGGTATCACTTTCTACAGTTCGAAGGATATGAAGAACTGGACGCCGGAGGGCCGCGTGTTCAAGGGCCAGCCGGTGTGGGCGAAGAAAGCAGCGCCGACGTTTGACGACCATATCTGGGCGCCGGACATCCAGTTCCATGACGGTCAATACTACTTGTATTATTCCGTTTCGGGCTTTGGAAAAAACACGTCCGGCATTGGCGTCACCGTTAATAAAACATTGAACCCTCGTTCTCCTGACTACAAGTGGGTGGACAAGGGGATGGTGTTGCAGTCGGTGCCGGTGCGGGACGACTGGAACGCTATCGATCCGAATGTGATCGAGGATGGCAAGGGCAATGCCTGGATGTCGTTCGGCTCTTTCTGGAGCGGGCTGAAACTGGTCAAGCTGAATAAGGATTGGACTGGCATCGCGGAACCGCAGGAGTGGCATGCCATCGCCAGCCGCACCAGCGGCGAAGCTGCAGCCACCGAGAAGGCGGGACCGGGCGAGATCGAGGCGCCGTTTATCTTCAAGAAGGGCGATTACTATTATCTGTTCGTGTCGTTTGGGCTGTGCTGCAAGAAGGCTGACAGCACTTACCATGTGATGGTCGGCCGCTCGAAGGAGGTGGCGGGGCCGTATCTGGACAAGAACGGCGTTGACATGATGAAGGGCGGCGGCACACTGGTGATTGCGGGCGATAAGGACTGGAAGGGCTTGGGCCACAACAGCGCTTACACCATGGACGGCAAGGATTACCTTGTGCTGCATGCTTATGAGACTGCGGATAATTATCTGCAAAAGCTCAAGATCATGGAGATGAAGTTTGACGCCGCCGGCTGGCCGACAGTCGATCAGGCGGATTTGAATAAATACCGCAGCAACCAGCTGCCGGCGAAATAA